From a region of the Babylonia areolata isolate BAREFJ2019XMU chromosome 21, ASM4173473v1, whole genome shotgun sequence genome:
- the LOC143295814 gene encoding protein PET117 homolog, mitochondrial-like, whose amino-acid sequence MSTASKVTLGASITFTIGIITYVHLWQKKERERLRQGVVMDLERQQRRQANIRDQEQQAQLTEILQQQQQQQTEQANSS is encoded by the exons ATGTCGACAGCTTCCAAGGTGACGCTGGGTGCTTCCATCACCTTCACGATAGGCATAATCACTTACGTGCATTTATggcagaagaaggaaagagag AGACTGCGGCAAGGGGTGGTCATGGATCTGGAGCGCCAGCAGAGGAGGCAGGCCAACATCAGAGATCAGGAACAACAGGCGCAGCTGACTGAAAtcctgcagcaacaacagcaacaacaaacagagcAAGCAAACAGCTCCTGA